The uncultured Methanomethylovorans sp. genome contains a region encoding:
- a CDS encoding methyltransferase domain-containing protein — protein sequence MFPENVEKQNQQVKEDKMHNYYRDVWALQNSMNGYPGSFPVGFIKNVKRKWWGQSRLWLFSGSFADPGGVTLDIKNELRPCVQGDCQHLPFKDCSFDFILADPPYSEQESKDLYNLPYCSITKVLSEMLRVCKPGGHVLFLHRIVPTAHPSVSLKDATLTAVVGVYTVAGLTNIRALTVYRKNNTLAEWQGTRHALTA from the coding sequence TTGTTTCCTGAAAATGTGGAAAAGCAAAATCAACAAGTAAAGGAAGATAAGATGCATAACTATTATCGTGATGTGTGGGCCCTGCAGAATTCAATGAATGGATACCCCGGCTCATTCCCTGTAGGATTCATCAAGAACGTAAAGCGCAAGTGGTGGGGGCAGTCTCGTTTATGGCTGTTCTCCGGTTCCTTTGCTGATCCTGGCGGTGTGACATTAGATATCAAGAATGAATTAAGGCCATGTGTGCAGGGAGATTGTCAGCACTTGCCCTTCAAGGATTGCAGCTTTGATTTTATTTTAGCTGATCCTCCATACTCTGAGCAGGAAAGCAAGGACCTGTATAACCTGCCATACTGCAGCATCACTAAGGTCCTCAGTGAAATGCTGAGGGTTTGTAAGCCTGGGGGACATGTCCTTTTTTTGCACAGGATTGTTCCCACTGCTCACCCTTCAGTGAGCTTGAAAGATGCAACCTTAACGGCTGTGGTAGGTGTCTATACTGTGGCAGGTCTGACTAATATCAGGGCCTTAACAGTCTATAGAAAGAATAACACCCTTGCAGAATGGCAGGGAACAAGGCATGCACTAACTGCCTGA
- a CDS encoding site-specific integrase has protein sequence MFHKREHYRSGEKALTQKEYEKLISVIDHLEDEVCIKLAISTGARREDLASIRIKDIDLQELKLSFYEQKKKRIHTVPLSPEMARLITQLINSRGKDQCEYIFSKTGRTAYTRLQKYCDKAGIPRRPFHALRATCIKRCQAAGWSIEQVAKLTGDTIAVIQEHYSWPSSSEMQEVAMEKPVI, from the coding sequence ATGTTTCACAAAAGGGAACATTACAGATCTGGAGAAAAAGCTCTTACTCAGAAAGAATATGAAAAACTGATTTCTGTGATAGATCACCTTGAGGATGAAGTCTGTATTAAACTGGCCATCTCCACAGGTGCAAGACGTGAAGATCTTGCAAGCATCAGGATAAAAGACATTGACTTGCAGGAATTAAAACTATCTTTTTACGAACAGAAGAAAAAGAGGATTCACACCGTACCCCTCTCTCCTGAGATGGCAAGGCTGATCACACAGCTCATCAACTCAAGGGGAAAAGATCAATGTGAATATATCTTCTCTAAAACAGGCCGTACAGCATATACCAGGCTGCAGAAATATTGCGATAAAGCAGGAATCCCAAGACGCCCATTTCATGCACTTCGAGCAACATGTATCAAAAGGTGCCAAGCCGCAGGCTGGAGCATTGAGCAAGTTGCAAAATTGACCGGGGATACTATTGCAGTTATTCAGGAACATTACTCTTGGCCGTCCAGTTCAGAGATGCAAGAAGTAGCAATGGAAAAACCAGTTATTTGA
- a CDS encoding right-handed parallel beta-helix repeat-containing protein yields the protein MRFFVLLLLFILTIQTSSAATLFVDPSSDGDEAINAAMQQAQPGDIVHLNSGTFWVDDTINFADGVTLTGDGEVKLVDYVGWNSGKTMFYASRLSDITISSITVDGNSQGNTDVPFGQGYYGLFLFRNCENVVFDGVTLEYAKSDGIIFRNGDGITVTNCTINKMGHEGLYSLYTDNVEFTNNICFTRTNSACRIASGEHVLISNNEIYSGTITAADGGGSSTGPGIEINIDSGQPATDIEISKNYIHDLRGSGIWMTSESTKGDGVYIHNNIIRDVGNYPSDNKYSTAGITIWQFNATLIENNVFDDTGIAGVRYAKRASDGVVDEEFTTIVRNNVFINIKDKITIPAEPVMNSYSENHKFYVYYNDFYNNYDAFDGNLCIAWNNFALNPMFSDSMYHLKDDSSLIGAGYNGADIGAYGIGSDEIGTIGTIDHDEITDPGASDEPATEPTDDVNEDLDNCTSDEPNHDLDNATIDDGRIPDEDEINNDLDNCTADYVDNSTTEYVDNSTTDYVDNSTVEHHRNGHSQGTGYALIETPHEEIVVCSAELTKPTFRRPVS from the coding sequence ATGAGATTCTTTGTTTTACTTTTATTATTCATACTGACAATTCAAACCTCATCCGCAGCAACCTTATTTGTGGATCCATCTTCTGACGGTGACGAGGCCATTAACGCAGCAATGCAACAGGCTCAACCAGGGGACATAGTTCATCTTAATTCTGGTACTTTCTGGGTCGATGACACAATCAACTTTGCAGATGGAGTTACTTTGACTGGTGATGGAGAGGTAAAACTTGTAGACTATGTAGGCTGGAACTCAGGAAAGACGATGTTCTATGCATCTCGCTTATCAGATATCACTATCAGTAGTATTACCGTTGATGGAAACAGCCAGGGTAATACTGATGTGCCATTCGGTCAGGGATACTATGGCTTATTTTTATTTAGGAATTGTGAAAATGTAGTATTCGATGGTGTTACTCTTGAGTATGCTAAATCCGATGGCATAATATTCAGGAACGGTGACGGCATTACCGTGACCAATTGTACTATAAACAAGATGGGGCATGAAGGTCTATACAGCCTGTACACTGATAATGTTGAGTTTACGAACAATATCTGTTTTACTAGAACAAACTCTGCTTGTCGTATTGCATCAGGGGAGCATGTACTCATTTCCAACAATGAAATCTATTCAGGCACAATCACGGCTGCAGACGGTGGGGGAAGCTCTACTGGTCCAGGCATCGAAATAAACATTGATAGCGGTCAACCTGCTACAGATATTGAAATCAGTAAGAACTACATTCATGATCTCAGAGGTTCCGGTATCTGGATGACTTCGGAATCAACAAAAGGTGACGGTGTTTACATTCATAACAACATCATCAGGGATGTAGGAAACTACCCAAGTGATAACAAGTATTCTACAGCAGGCATAACAATATGGCAGTTTAACGCAACACTCATTGAGAATAATGTCTTTGACGACACAGGTATTGCAGGTGTTCGCTATGCTAAGAGAGCTTCAGATGGCGTTGTAGATGAAGAGTTCACAACCATAGTCCGGAACAATGTTTTCATCAACATAAAGGATAAAATCACAATACCTGCTGAACCAGTGATGAATTCCTACTCAGAGAATCACAAGTTCTATGTTTATTATAATGATTTTTATAATAACTATGATGCTTTTGACGGCAATCTCTGCATTGCCTGGAACAACTTTGCTCTTAATCCCATGTTCTCAGATTCTATGTATCACCTGAAGGATGATTCCTCTTTAATTGGAGCTGGCTATAATGGTGCAGATATTGGGGCTTATGGAATCGGTTCTGATGAAATCGGGACCATAGGAACCATTGACCACGATGAAATAACCGATCCTGGGGCTTCTGACGAGCCCGCTACAGAGCCCACAGATGATGTGAATGAAGACCTGGACAATTGCACATCTGACGAGCCAAACCACGATCTGGATAACGCAACCATTGATGATGGGCGAATTCCAGATGAGGATGAAATAAATAATGACCTTGATAATTGCACTGCAGATTATGTAGACAATTCTACTACTGAATATGTAGATAACAGCACCACTGATTATGTTGATAATTCAACCGTGGAACATCATAGGAATGGACACAGCCAGGGCACAGGGTACGCATTAATTGAAACCCCACATGAAGAAATAGTAGTATGCAGTGCAGAACTCACAAAACCAACGTTTAGGAGGCCAGTTTCCTGA